The Fusarium oxysporum Fo47 chromosome II, complete sequence genome includes a region encoding these proteins:
- a CDS encoding heterokaryon incompatibility protein-domain-containing protein — protein MLICLLLPLLPLLPPAFAGLDRFVLAPLYHNVACCQAENNLRSYSLMSSPNKDIEASPLVYQPLNKDQREIRPLEILPNPPDGKVNCKLHIVLLTPDLYYTCISYVWGDPNVTEEIIVDGVPRQVTVTLATALRHVKRHWTEIERKSDPDLDTSKFRLWADALCINQDDLTERLHQVSIMADIYSSAAMILAWLSSKDDDVIKAFDVLERIVRIAEEKAGPIKLSWEPKQLSWLFSHKSTLFDVLNRDIILEGPYGPVFNFWNRVWIYQEHSLCFVALVGLDDYMQHMTKTSIESTQRFNTRGLRFSFSRIFHLFFTRFVSQGFIDTNKIPAYGMWHLGLYFALGSEASNDLDYIYGLFAVTKSPIAPDYSKSIREKRAKKQNWEVICKDEWRYELFNFLNSHAVGLKRLYGLPSWAPEFSKADRRKAIVRDPTERRSAFVTVPELFNRLPIAVVCDSLWVKGIKVQVVKTVYEKTISNTLTSYGLQQCIMSFTQSPKDMYPTGKTVLEVLCCTLLRKEAYENYAFDVGLCTGCWLYYSGKLVTSKLGMEWSQKPYVKSVLSEWLEAGRSFDGNKLFTTEDGYIGTMSDDVLPGDVVCVLAGSSELAVLRPEDDHYLFVGCCFMIGLMNGEVSEFLASGRAKIETIEIR, from the exons ATGTTGATATGTCTCTTGcttcctctgcttcctctgcttcctccTGCTTTCGCTGGGCTTGATAGATTTGTGCTCGCACCCCTTTACCATAACGTAGCGTGCTGTCAAGCAGAAAACAATCTGAGAAGTTACAGCCTTATGT CGTCTCCCAACAAAGATATAGAGGCCTCTCCACTCGTCTATCAACCCCTCAACAAGGATCAACGAGAAATACGTCCTCTTGAGATCCTCCCCAACCCTCCTGACGGCAAAGTCAACTGCAAACTGCACATCGTCCTTCTTACACCGGATCTTTACTACACTTGTATCTCCTACGTCTGGGGTGACCCGAACGTCACTGAAGAGATtattgttgatggtgtccCACGACAAGTTACCGTCACCCTTGCTACTGCACTTCGGCATGTGAAGAGGCATTGGACTGAGATCGAAAGGAAGTCAGATCCCGACCTTGATACCTCTAAGTTTCGCTTGTGGGCTGATGCACTCTGTATCAACCAAGATGACCTAACTGAAAGACTGCACCAAGTCAGCATAATGGCGGATATATATTCTTCAGCGGCAATGATCCTGGCTTGGCTTTCTTCAAAAGATGACGATGTCATCAAAGCGTTCGATGTTCTCGAACGGATAGTCCGCATCGCCGAAGAAAAGGCTGGACCGATCAA GCTTTCTTGGGAGCCCAAACAGCTTTCCTGGCTCTTTTCACATAAATCTACTCTTTTTGATGTACTAAACCGTGATATCATTCTCGAGGGACCTTACGGACCTGTTTTCAATTTCTGGAACAGAGTGTGGATTTACCAGGAG CATTCGTTATGCTTCGTGGCATTAGTCGGTCTTGATGATTACATGCAGCACATGACTAAAACGAGCATAGAGTCTACACAGCGATTCAACACCAGAGGGCTAAGGTTCTCTTTCTCCAGAATCTTCCACCTCTTCTTCACCCGATTTGTCTCTCAAGGATTCATCGATACAAATAAAATACCTGCATATGGTATGTGGCACTTGGGCTTGTACTTCGCTCTGGGTTCCGAGGCCTCCAACGATTTGGATTATATCTATGGCCTCTTTGCTGTCACCAAGTCGCCAATAGCACCCGACTATTCCAAGTCCATTCGTGAA AAGAGGGCAAAGAAGCAGAATTGGGAGGTCATATGCAAAGACGAATGGCGATATGAACTCTTTAACTTCTTGAACAGCCATGCTGTTGGCCTGAAACGTCTTTACGGGCTCCCGAGCTGGGCTCCTGAGTTTTCAAAAGCTGACAGGCGAAAGGCAATCGTAAGAGACCCCACGGAGCGTCGCTCGGCATTTGTTACAGTGCCTGAGCTATTCAACCGCCTGCCCATAGCTGTTGTCTGTGATAGCTTATGGGTCAAGGGAATCAAGGTCCAAGTTGTAAAGACTGTCTATGAAAAGACTATTTCTAATACGCTCACGTCATATGGACTACAACAATGTATCATGTCTTTTACCCAGTCACCAAAGGATATGTACCCCACTGGCAAAACCGTATTAGAGGTACTGTGCTGCACTCTGCTACGAAAAGAAGCCTATGAAAACTATGCTTTCGACGTAGGTCTTTGCACAGGCTGCTGGCTATACTATTCGGGCAAACTTGTGACCTCGAAACTGGGGATGGAATGGTCTCAAAAACCCTATGTTAAATCAGTACTATCCGAGTGGTTGGAGGCGGGACGAAGTTTCGACGGCAACAAGTTATTCACAACCGAGGATGGCTATATCGGCACGATGTCAGACGATGTGTTGCCTGGAGATGTGGTTTGTGTTCTTGCAGGCTCGAGCGAGCTTGCAGTCCTCCGTCCCGAGGATGACCACTACCTTTTTGTTGGGTGTTGCTTTATGATAGGTCTGATGAATGGCGAGGTCTCGGAGTTTCTGGCATCAGGGAGAGCCAAGATTGAGACGATTGAGATTCGATAG